The following proteins come from a genomic window of Micromonospora zamorensis:
- the thrC gene encoding threonine synthase, which yields MTSTLAASGIDTSASPARALVCRACSARYPLAAQHACYECFGPLEVDYDTAALATVTREQIEAGPKNIWRYAALLPAGQDPASRVTLDPGLTPLVAAPHLAAELGITAQLWVKDDSANPTHSFKDRVVSVALTAAKALGFTRFACASTGNLANSVAAHAARAGVPSVVFIPSDLEQGKVITTAVYGGELVAIDGSYDDVNRLCGELVETDEFEDTAFVNVNVRPYYAEGSKTLGYEVAEQLGWRIPAQVVIPMASGELLTKIDKAFSELVEIGLVEAPVGGWKVFGAQSAGCNPIATALHADTDTITPVKPTGIAKSLNIGDPAAGLYALEAVRRTGGWMEYADDDEIRAGIRDLARTTGVFAETAGGVTVAVLRKLVESGRLDPTAETVVFNTGEGLKTIDAVAGQVGPTHHIKPSLRAARDAGLLG from the coding sequence ATGACGTCGACGCTCGCCGCCTCCGGCATCGACACCTCCGCCAGCCCCGCCCGCGCCCTGGTCTGTCGCGCCTGTTCGGCGCGCTACCCGCTCGCCGCCCAGCACGCCTGCTACGAGTGTTTCGGCCCGCTGGAGGTCGACTACGACACGGCCGCCCTGGCGACGGTCACCCGCGAGCAGATCGAGGCCGGGCCGAAGAACATCTGGCGGTACGCCGCACTGCTCCCCGCCGGTCAGGACCCGGCCAGCCGGGTCACCCTCGACCCGGGGCTGACCCCGCTGGTGGCGGCCCCGCACCTCGCCGCCGAGCTGGGCATCACCGCGCAGCTCTGGGTCAAGGACGACAGCGCCAACCCCACCCACTCGTTCAAGGACCGGGTCGTCTCGGTGGCGCTCACCGCCGCGAAGGCGCTCGGCTTCACCCGGTTCGCCTGCGCGTCGACCGGCAACCTGGCCAACTCGGTGGCAGCGCACGCCGCCCGCGCCGGGGTGCCCTCGGTGGTCTTCATCCCCAGCGACCTGGAGCAGGGCAAGGTCATCACCACTGCCGTCTACGGGGGCGAGCTGGTCGCCATCGACGGCTCGTACGACGACGTCAACCGGCTCTGTGGCGAGTTGGTGGAGACCGACGAGTTCGAGGACACCGCGTTCGTCAACGTGAACGTCCGCCCGTACTACGCGGAGGGCTCCAAGACGCTCGGCTACGAGGTGGCCGAGCAGCTCGGTTGGCGGATCCCCGCGCAGGTGGTGATCCCGATGGCCAGCGGCGAGCTGCTCACCAAGATTGACAAGGCGTTCTCCGAGCTGGTGGAGATCGGTCTGGTCGAGGCGCCGGTCGGCGGCTGGAAGGTCTTCGGCGCGCAGTCCGCCGGCTGCAACCCGATCGCCACGGCCCTGCACGCCGACACCGACACGATCACCCCGGTCAAGCCCACCGGCATCGCCAAGTCGCTCAACATCGGCGACCCCGCCGCCGGCCTCTACGCGTTGGAGGCGGTCCGTCGCACCGGCGGTTGGATGGAGTACGCCGACGACGACGAGATCCGCGCGGGCATCCGCGACCTGGCCCGCACCACCGGCGTCTTCGCGGAGACCGCCGGTGGGGTGACAGTGGCGGTGCTGCGCAAGCTGGTCGAGTCCGGCCGGCTCGACCCGACGGCGGAGACCGTGGTGTTCAACACCGGCGAGGGTCTGAAGACCATCGACGCGGTGGCCGGTCAGGTCGGGCCTACCCACCACATCAAGCCCTCGCTGCGCGCCGCCCGCGACGCCGGCCTCCTGGGCTGA
- a CDS encoding ArsR/SmtB family transcription factor, protein MEPHEPELTAVPVTAVLAALADDVRLQIVRALAEGGEAACGSFDFGVSKATRSHHLRVLREAGLTRTRAAGTSRLVRLRRDELNKLYPGLLDAVLSPRPPA, encoded by the coding sequence ATGGAGCCGCACGAACCCGAACTGACCGCCGTACCGGTCACCGCCGTGCTGGCCGCACTCGCCGACGACGTGCGGTTGCAGATCGTCCGGGCGCTCGCCGAGGGCGGCGAGGCCGCCTGCGGCAGCTTCGACTTCGGCGTCTCCAAGGCGACCCGCAGCCACCACCTCAGGGTGCTGCGCGAGGCCGGCCTGACCCGCACCCGCGCCGCCGGCACCAGCCGCCTGGTCCGACTCCGCCGCGACGAGCTGAACAAGCTCTACCCCGGCCTCCTGGACGCGGTCCTCAGCCCTCGCCCGCCGGCCTGA
- a CDS encoding DoxX family protein, with the protein MNVSRLGGPTLSLFRIVIGLLFTLHGLTSVFGLFGGNPMTGKAVPLGTWPGWWAALIQLVCGALVLAGLFTRPAALLASGSMAYAYFVVHQPDHLLPMQNGGELSALFCWSFLLIAALGPGAWALDTLLARRRTDSPSAPAPASVAEPSSVAV; encoded by the coding sequence ATGAACGTCTCTCGGCTCGGCGGGCCGACCCTGTCCCTGTTCCGCATCGTGATCGGCCTGCTGTTCACGTTGCACGGCCTGACCTCGGTCTTCGGGTTGTTCGGCGGCAACCCGATGACCGGCAAGGCGGTACCGCTCGGCACCTGGCCGGGCTGGTGGGCCGCCCTGATCCAGTTGGTCTGCGGCGCGCTGGTGCTGGCCGGGCTCTTCACCCGACCCGCCGCTCTACTGGCATCCGGCTCGATGGCGTACGCCTACTTCGTGGTGCACCAGCCGGATCACCTGCTGCCCATGCAGAACGGGGGCGAGTTGTCCGCCCTCTTCTGCTGGTCGTTCCTGCTGATAGCGGCCCTCGGCCCGGGCGCCTGGGCGCTCGACACGTTGCTCGCCCGGCGTCGCACCGACTCCCCGTCGGCACCAGCGCCCGCCTCGGTGGCCGAGCCCAGCTCGGTGGCTGTCTGA
- a CDS encoding roadblock/LC7 domain-containing protein encodes MTSPFLHDNVDQSPTGAIGDLSPEARTFNWLLDSFTSSTAGVLEAIAVSSDGLLMAMSAIKDRSNAERLAAVVSGMTSLAGGAASWYALGGLNRVIVDMADGYLLISAISSGSVLGVVADRSANLGTVAYEMTLFAGRAGGALTPRLIVELKNAVQQ; translated from the coding sequence GTGACCAGCCCCTTCCTGCACGACAACGTCGACCAGAGCCCGACCGGCGCCATCGGGGACCTCAGCCCGGAGGCTCGCACGTTCAACTGGCTGCTGGACTCCTTCACCTCCAGCACCGCCGGGGTCCTGGAGGCGATCGCGGTCTCCTCGGACGGCCTGCTGATGGCCATGTCGGCGATCAAGGATCGGTCCAACGCCGAGCGGTTGGCCGCCGTGGTCTCCGGAATGACCAGCCTCGCCGGTGGGGCGGCCAGTTGGTACGCGCTCGGCGGCCTGAACCGGGTGATCGTCGACATGGCCGACGGCTATCTGCTGATCAGCGCGATCAGCAGCGGTTCCGTGCTCGGGGTCGTCGCGGACCGGTCGGCCAACCTGGGCACCGTCGCGTACGAGATGACGCTCTTCGCCGGGCGGGCCGGTGGCGCCCTGACCCCGCGGTTGATCGTCGAGTTGAAGAACGCCGTCCAACAATGA
- a CDS encoding DMT family transporter gives MRSRAAAYPLLAVLAWGVMFPVLASALTRVDPLNLTTARYLLAAVILVAVLLLREGAGALRSGGRAAEVVVLGVVGFAGFNLLTSLALEHAAPQQVALFVATTPVITQLVRWARDGVRPKPFLLGLSLVALLGVGLVITRGSLTGLGQFGLGGLMMIGAVLGWGIYTHGASRFGEWSPLRFTTLTALAGTAAMLAASIGADAVGWQHAPAAADLVAVTPQLAYAVILGAVVAVLAWNTGVQRLGAANAALFMNLVPVTTFAVQIARGYRPEPVELVGAAITIAALVAANLATRPRTRAAALPRTTAVTDPIAVTDPAAVSVR, from the coding sequence ATGCGATCCCGCGCCGCCGCCTATCCGCTGCTCGCCGTGCTCGCCTGGGGAGTGATGTTCCCGGTCCTGGCCAGCGCGCTGACCCGGGTCGACCCGCTCAACCTGACCACTGCCCGCTACCTTCTCGCCGCCGTCATCCTGGTCGCCGTCCTCCTGCTCCGTGAGGGTGCCGGCGCGCTGCGGTCGGGCGGCCGGGCGGCCGAGGTGGTGGTGCTCGGAGTGGTCGGCTTCGCCGGCTTCAACCTGCTCACCAGCCTGGCCCTCGAACACGCCGCACCGCAGCAGGTCGCGCTCTTCGTGGCCACCACCCCCGTGATCACCCAGCTGGTCCGTTGGGCCCGTGACGGCGTACGCCCGAAGCCGTTCCTGCTGGGTCTCTCCCTGGTGGCGCTCCTCGGTGTCGGCCTGGTGATCACCCGCGGGAGCCTGACCGGGCTCGGCCAGTTCGGTCTCGGTGGGCTGATGATGATCGGCGCGGTGCTCGGCTGGGGCATCTACACGCACGGTGCCAGCCGCTTCGGCGAGTGGTCGCCGCTGCGCTTCACCACGCTGACCGCACTCGCCGGCACGGCCGCCATGCTGGCCGCGAGCATCGGCGCCGACGCCGTCGGCTGGCAGCACGCGCCGGCCGCCGCCGACCTCGTGGCGGTCACCCCGCAACTGGCGTACGCGGTGATCCTGGGCGCCGTGGTCGCGGTCCTGGCCTGGAACACCGGCGTGCAGCGACTCGGTGCCGCCAACGCCGCGTTGTTCATGAACCTGGTCCCGGTGACCACGTTCGCGGTGCAGATCGCCCGCGGCTACCGCCCGGAGCCCGTCGAGCTGGTCGGGGCCGCCATCACGATCGCCGCCCTGGTCGCCGCGAACCTCGCCACCCGGCCCCGGACCCGAGCCGCGGCACTGCCCCGGACCACAGCGGTCACGGACCCGATCGCGGTGACCGACCCCGCAGCGGTGAGCGTCCGCTGA
- a CDS encoding ABC transporter permease: protein MAGSSVETPLGVTDPAGAARGYRPSATMPFAAEFRRQASRRRTQLALGFMVLLPLIILIAFQFDSGGDDDNGRNEFSSLVELATSGGLNFTLFSIFVSASFLLVVVVALFCGDTVASEASWGSLRYLLAIPVPRARLLTVKLVVALAYSGLALILLAGTALLAGTLRYGWSPLRSTVAAELEPTEGLLRLLAVLGYLAVVLLVVAGLAFLLSVTTDAALGAVGGAVLLWILSSILDQITALGAVRDFLPTHFSTAWLGLLSTPVQTDDVVRGCISAISYATLFWGLAFWRFTRKDITS, encoded by the coding sequence ATGGCAGGCTCTTCCGTCGAGACGCCGCTGGGCGTGACCGACCCGGCCGGTGCGGCCCGCGGTTACCGGCCGTCGGCCACCATGCCCTTCGCGGCGGAGTTCCGGCGGCAGGCGTCCCGGCGGCGCACCCAGCTGGCGCTCGGGTTCATGGTGCTGCTGCCGCTGATCATCCTGATCGCGTTCCAGTTCGACTCGGGCGGCGACGACGACAACGGTCGCAACGAGTTCTCCAGCCTGGTCGAGCTGGCCACCTCGGGTGGCCTCAACTTCACCCTGTTCTCGATCTTCGTCTCGGCGTCGTTCCTGCTGGTGGTGGTGGTCGCGCTGTTCTGCGGCGACACCGTCGCCAGTGAGGCGAGCTGGGGCAGCCTGCGCTACCTGCTGGCGATCCCGGTGCCCCGGGCCAGGTTGCTGACGGTGAAGCTGGTGGTCGCGCTCGCGTACTCGGGGCTGGCCCTGATCCTGCTGGCCGGCACCGCGCTGCTGGCAGGGACCCTGCGCTACGGCTGGTCGCCGCTGCGCAGCACTGTCGCCGCCGAGCTGGAACCCACCGAGGGGCTGCTCCGGTTGCTGGCGGTGCTCGGCTATCTGGCGGTCGTACTCCTGGTGGTGGCCGGGCTGGCGTTCCTGCTGTCGGTGACCACGGACGCCGCGTTGGGCGCGGTGGGTGGTGCGGTGCTGCTGTGGATCCTGTCCAGCATCCTGGACCAGATCACCGCCCTGGGCGCGGTACGCGACTTCCTGCCCACCCACTTCAGCACCGCCTGGCTGGGGTTGCTCTCGACCCCGGTGCAGACCGACGACGTGGTACGCGGCTGCATCTCGGCGATCAGCTACGCGACGCTGTTCTGGGGGTTGGCGTTCTGGCGCTTCACCCGCAAGGACATCACCAGCTGA
- a CDS encoding nitrate- and nitrite sensing domain-containing protein, with protein sequence MLLGRLRIRGKLALLVVIPLLSMVGLAVPVMLDRVAAAQRAGDTADRVRLASRVGSLVQDLQQERILSVGFLLGRVDRSELIRKSADVDDRVADLRADGSDALTDRVDRALDGVSSLSDLRTAVLARAANPGQVMNAFGPVNVGMIDSLRLAFGVDTETQAGRQVLALDGLLRADEGLGACATLSVLVKVIGSPDTSAAYVACIAALQVDSRRFRALITPEQLAVAQLNDAAVAARTSPDFLVTSARDPAGAVRDVPIEALFPAVRTMIRLGQFVEKKLVADVLTEVTAEQRRALTAAYLVGAATVLILMLVVMLSAAVARTVARPLTRLTRSADRVARVAEAELVRVTDDETESSQAVRLEPVDVRANDEIGDLARAFDRVQTTAARLVERQVAGRRNVAQMFGHVGRRTQNLVGRQIALIDRLEQQEADPGRLEHLYRLDHISSRLRRNAGSLVVLSGAAGADAHTAPVPLADVVRLALGEIEDYTRVEVRVPAGISAAPAVVGDLILALAELMENATVFSPPHTRVLVAAEASGLGARITVVDHGIGMGEQRLAEENARLTRRERLDLAPTEVLGLFVVGRLARRHGWEVGLTATGGGGVTAHLEIPSASLVLRRADRAGAAVARAAVPARDRRTATPAVDDHDTRSLAAAVAAPARFDSDLLSRATRSLEAGPSWNAFGPGQTEQVAPAPQAPEPSGTPAGPRVRQRVPGASLHATAAPTRPVDATAADPAAARALVEAFQAGVRRAEAAAGVRSTMADPSVTVDLPSTPGGAGPTVTDNAGPSDGTSGRGRLSRRVPGANLTAIPACQPPSTHLGDPAEVRDQISEFEEGVARALREVSPDHRNEEGSSR encoded by the coding sequence ATGCTGCTCGGTAGGCTCCGCATCCGCGGCAAGCTCGCGCTGCTCGTGGTGATCCCACTGCTCAGCATGGTCGGCCTGGCCGTGCCCGTGATGCTCGACCGGGTGGCCGCGGCACAGCGGGCCGGCGACACCGCCGACCGGGTACGACTCGCCAGTCGCGTCGGCAGCCTGGTCCAGGACCTCCAGCAGGAACGCATCCTCTCCGTCGGTTTCCTGCTCGGCCGGGTCGACCGGAGTGAGCTGATCCGCAAGTCCGCCGACGTGGACGACCGGGTGGCCGACCTGCGGGCCGACGGGAGTGACGCGCTGACCGACCGCGTCGACCGTGCCCTGGACGGTGTGTCCAGCCTCAGCGACCTGCGCACGGCAGTGCTGGCCCGGGCCGCGAACCCCGGGCAGGTGATGAACGCGTTCGGCCCGGTCAACGTGGGCATGATCGACTCGCTGCGGCTGGCGTTCGGTGTGGACACCGAGACGCAGGCGGGCCGTCAGGTGCTCGCCCTCGACGGGCTGCTCCGCGCCGACGAGGGCCTGGGCGCCTGCGCCACCCTGAGCGTGCTCGTCAAGGTCATCGGCAGCCCGGACACCAGCGCGGCCTACGTGGCGTGCATCGCCGCGCTCCAGGTCGACAGTCGGCGCTTCCGCGCCCTGATCACGCCCGAGCAGCTCGCGGTGGCCCAGCTCAACGACGCGGCGGTTGCCGCGCGTACCAGCCCCGACTTCCTGGTCACCAGCGCCCGGGACCCGGCCGGCGCAGTCCGCGACGTGCCGATCGAGGCGCTCTTCCCAGCCGTCCGCACGATGATCCGACTCGGCCAGTTCGTCGAGAAGAAGCTGGTCGCCGACGTGCTCACCGAGGTGACCGCCGAGCAGCGCCGGGCGCTGACCGCCGCGTACCTGGTCGGTGCCGCGACGGTGCTGATCCTGATGCTGGTGGTGATGCTCAGTGCGGCGGTCGCACGGACGGTGGCCCGACCGCTGACCCGCCTCACCCGCTCGGCCGACCGCGTCGCCCGGGTCGCCGAGGCCGAGCTCGTCCGGGTCACCGACGACGAGACGGAGAGCTCACAAGCGGTCCGGCTGGAGCCGGTGGACGTCCGGGCCAACGACGAGATCGGCGACCTGGCGCGGGCCTTCGACCGGGTGCAGACCACCGCCGCGCGGCTGGTCGAGCGGCAGGTCGCCGGCCGACGCAACGTGGCGCAGATGTTCGGTCACGTCGGGCGGCGCACCCAGAACCTGGTGGGCCGGCAGATCGCCCTCATCGACCGGCTGGAGCAGCAGGAGGCCGACCCGGGCCGGCTGGAGCACCTGTACCGCCTCGACCACATCTCCAGCCGGCTGCGGCGCAACGCCGGCAGCCTGGTGGTGCTCTCCGGCGCGGCCGGGGCCGACGCGCACACCGCGCCGGTGCCGCTGGCCGACGTCGTCCGGTTGGCGCTGGGCGAGATCGAGGACTACACCCGGGTGGAGGTGCGGGTGCCGGCGGGCATCTCGGCCGCGCCGGCGGTGGTCGGTGACCTCATCCTGGCGCTGGCCGAGCTGATGGAGAACGCCACAGTCTTCTCCCCGCCGCACACCCGGGTGCTGGTTGCCGCCGAGGCGTCCGGCCTCGGCGCCCGGATCACCGTGGTGGACCACGGCATCGGCATGGGCGAGCAACGGCTGGCCGAGGAGAACGCCCGGCTCACCCGCCGGGAACGGCTCGACCTGGCACCGACCGAGGTGCTGGGCCTGTTCGTGGTGGGCCGGCTTGCCCGTCGCCACGGCTGGGAGGTGGGCCTGACCGCCACCGGCGGCGGTGGGGTGACCGCACACCTGGAGATCCCGTCGGCGTCACTGGTGCTGCGCCGCGCCGACCGGGCCGGGGCCGCCGTGGCCCGGGCCGCCGTGCCGGCACGGGACCGACGTACGGCCACCCCGGCGGTCGACGACCACGACACGCGGTCCCTCGCGGCGGCCGTCGCCGCGCCGGCCCGCTTCGACTCGGACCTGCTCAGCCGAGCCACCCGCAGCCTGGAGGCCGGCCCGTCCTGGAACGCGTTCGGCCCCGGCCAGACGGAGCAGGTCGCTCCCGCACCCCAGGCGCCGGAGCCGTCGGGCACGCCGGCCGGACCGCGGGTCCGGCAGCGGGTGCCCGGGGCCAGCCTGCACGCCACCGCCGCGCCGACCCGGCCGGTGGACGCCACCGCCGCGGACCCCGCCGCCGCCCGCGCCCTGGTCGAGGCGTTCCAGGCCGGGGTACGCCGGGCCGAGGCCGCAGCCGGTGTCCGGTCGACCATGGCGGATCCGAGTGTGACCGTCGACCTGCCGAGCACACCGGGCGGCGCCGGCCCGACGGTGACGGACAACGCGGGACCGTCGGATGGCACGTCGGGTCGGGGCCGGCTGAGCCGGCGGGTGCCGGGGGCGAACCTGACCGCCATCCCGGCCTGCCAGCCGCCCAGTACGCACCTCGGTGACCCGGCCGAGGTCCGAGATCAGATCAGCGAGTTCGAGGAGGGCGTCGCCCGCGCTCTCCGCGAAGTCAGCCCAGACCACCGGAACGAAGAGGGATCATCACGGTGA
- a CDS encoding alpha/beta fold hydrolase, translating into MTSPSPAAWFRRALPTRRRAIAAGAVVVLLAAAVTWAVWPQGPGVRTESAMLTVRSGPSGDQPVDLDTTFYLPDDASSGRKVPAVLLAHGFGGTKESVRSDAEEFAGRGYAVLTWTARGFGRSGGEIHLDSPDHEVRDAQRLLDWLAARPEVRTNATGDPQVGVVGGSYGGGLALLLAAQDSRVDAIVPMITWNDLSRAFLPESTGGAPTEGVFKKGWAGLFFGGGGNVGSGPAGLSGATAAQPQGAPESAGPPSPGPGAGPGTGPGGAPAGAADPSCGRFAADVCAAYLRIATTGQADQAAVDLLRRSSPAGVLDRIKAPTLLVQGEADTLFPLAEADANARGIAAAGTPVRVAWFTGGHDGGSGPRSDEDRVKFLTVQWLDHYVKGEGDAPGDDFTWSRIAGFDALDRGLVATGFRRADYPGLTGNARREISVAGPAQPIANPPNGNPAAISSIPFAGGLASLLDGVAGDVPGQHARFESTPLTEAVDVAGAPTVTVRAASPTGEAVLFVKLYDVDPDGAATLPNGLVAPIRLTGLPQQVQDARPVTVTLPGIVRRVEAGHRLRLVVATSDQAYTTPAQPTVYTVAVDGAVTLPTVSGEPIPTAATLWRWVLAGLLAAIAVGLVVVVAVVRRRHRRQDRSVHPEYADTPLAVRALRKEYADGFVAVSNVDFEVHPGQVVGLLGPNGAGKTTTLRVLMGLTQPTAGEIYVFGRRLVPGSPVLSRIGALVEGPGFLPHLSGLDNLKAYWRATGRPWEDAQFDAALEIAGLGDSVHRKIKNYSHGMRQRLAIAQAMLGLPELLVLDEPTDGLDPPQIAEMRRVLQRYATDGRAVLVSSHLLAEVEQTCTHAVVVNKGRIVASGPVEEIVGESPSVLFDVTDPVAARAVLDRLHGVRVLPESDGQLVVDTNGTARSEVVAELVRAGIGVDRVVPRRRLEDAFLALVGENSRGSGDR; encoded by the coding sequence ATGACATCGCCGTCGCCGGCCGCGTGGTTCCGGCGTGCCCTGCCCACCCGCCGTCGCGCGATTGCCGCAGGGGCGGTCGTCGTGCTGCTGGCCGCCGCCGTGACCTGGGCGGTGTGGCCGCAGGGGCCGGGCGTACGCACCGAAAGCGCGATGCTCACCGTCCGCTCCGGACCGTCCGGCGACCAGCCGGTGGACCTGGACACGACCTTCTACCTGCCCGACGACGCGTCGTCCGGGCGGAAGGTGCCGGCGGTGCTGTTGGCACACGGGTTCGGCGGCACGAAGGAGTCGGTGCGCTCCGACGCGGAGGAGTTCGCCGGGCGCGGCTATGCGGTGCTCACCTGGACGGCCCGGGGCTTCGGCCGCAGCGGCGGTGAGATCCACCTGGACAGCCCGGACCACGAGGTGCGCGACGCTCAGCGCCTGCTGGACTGGTTGGCCGCTCGGCCGGAGGTGCGCACCAACGCCACCGGTGACCCGCAGGTCGGTGTGGTCGGTGGCTCGTACGGCGGCGGGTTGGCACTGCTGCTGGCCGCCCAGGACAGTCGGGTCGACGCGATCGTCCCCATGATCACCTGGAACGACCTGTCCCGCGCCTTCCTGCCGGAGAGCACCGGTGGAGCGCCGACCGAGGGCGTGTTCAAGAAGGGCTGGGCCGGTCTGTTCTTCGGTGGCGGTGGCAACGTCGGTTCTGGGCCGGCCGGGCTGTCCGGTGCGACCGCCGCCCAGCCGCAGGGAGCCCCGGAGTCGGCCGGTCCGCCCAGTCCCGGGCCGGGCGCTGGCCCGGGCACCGGTCCCGGTGGCGCCCCGGCCGGTGCCGCCGACCCGTCCTGCGGCCGGTTCGCCGCCGACGTGTGCGCCGCGTACCTGCGGATCGCCACCACCGGTCAGGCCGACCAGGCCGCCGTGGACCTGCTGCGCCGATCCAGCCCGGCGGGTGTCCTGGACCGGATCAAGGCGCCCACCCTGCTGGTGCAGGGTGAGGCGGACACCCTCTTCCCGCTCGCTGAGGCGGACGCCAACGCGCGCGGCATCGCCGCCGCCGGCACCCCGGTGCGGGTCGCCTGGTTCACCGGCGGGCACGACGGTGGCAGTGGACCCCGCTCGGACGAAGACCGGGTGAAGTTCCTGACCGTCCAGTGGCTCGACCACTACGTCAAGGGCGAGGGCGACGCGCCCGGCGACGACTTCACCTGGTCGCGGATCGCCGGCTTCGACGCGCTCGACAGGGGTCTCGTCGCCACCGGCTTCCGCCGCGCCGACTACCCGGGCCTGACCGGCAACGCCCGCCGGGAGATCTCGGTCGCCGGCCCGGCCCAGCCGATCGCCAACCCGCCCAACGGCAACCCGGCTGCGATCTCCTCGATCCCGTTCGCCGGCGGGCTCGCCTCGCTGCTGGACGGCGTGGCCGGTGACGTGCCCGGCCAGCACGCCCGGTTCGAGTCGACGCCGCTGACCGAGGCGGTGGACGTTGCCGGTGCGCCGACCGTCACCGTGCGGGCCGCGTCGCCCACCGGCGAGGCGGTGCTGTTCGTCAAGCTCTACGACGTCGACCCGGACGGCGCGGCCACCCTGCCGAATGGGCTGGTCGCCCCGATCCGGCTCACCGGCCTGCCGCAGCAGGTGCAGGACGCCCGCCCGGTCACCGTGACGCTGCCCGGGATCGTCCGACGGGTGGAGGCCGGCCACCGGCTGCGCCTCGTCGTGGCCACCTCCGACCAGGCGTACACCACGCCCGCCCAGCCCACCGTCTACACGGTGGCGGTGGACGGCGCGGTCACCCTGCCCACGGTCAGCGGCGAGCCGATCCCCACCGCCGCGACGCTCTGGCGCTGGGTGCTCGCCGGCCTGCTCGCCGCCATCGCGGTCGGGCTCGTCGTGGTCGTCGCCGTGGTCCGCCGCCGGCACCGTCGCCAGGACCGCTCGGTGCACCCGGAGTACGCGGACACCCCGCTGGCCGTGCGCGCACTGCGCAAGGAGTACGCGGACGGCTTCGTCGCGGTGTCGAACGTGGACTTCGAGGTGCACCCGGGTCAGGTGGTGGGTCTGCTCGGGCCGAACGGCGCCGGCAAGACCACCACCCTGCGGGTGCTGATGGGGCTGACCCAGCCGACCGCCGGGGAGATCTACGTCTTCGGTCGCCGGTTGGTGCCCGGCTCGCCGGTGCTGTCCCGGATCGGCGCGCTGGTGGAGGGCCCCGGCTTCCTGCCGCACCTGTCGGGTCTGGACAACCTCAAGGCGTACTGGCGGGCCACCGGACGGCCGTGGGAGGACGCGCAGTTCGACGCGGCGCTGGAGATCGCCGGACTGGGCGACTCGGTGCACCGGAAGATCAAGAACTACAGCCACGGGATGCGTCAGCGCCTCGCCATCGCCCAGGCCATGCTCGGTCTTCCCGAGCTGCTGGTGTTGGACGAGCCGACCGACGGGCTCGACCCGCCGCAGATCGCCGAGATGCGCCGGGTGCTCCAGCGCTACGCCACGGACGGGCGCGCCGTGCTGGTCTCCAGCCACCTGCTGGCCGAGGTGGAGCAGACCTGCACGCACGCGGTGGTGGTCAACAAGGGCCGGATCGTGGCGTCCGGGCCGGTGGAGGAGATCGTGGGCGAGTCGCCGAGCGTGCTGTTCGATGTCACCGACCCGGTGGCGGCGCGCGCGGTGCTGGACCGGCTGCACGGGGTCCGGGTCCTACCGGAGAGCGACGGCCAGTTGGTGGTCGACACCAACGGCACGGCCCGCAGCGAGGTGGTGGCCGAGCTGGTGCGCGCCGGCATCGGAGTGGACCGGGTGGTGCCCCGGCGGCGCCTGGAGGACGCGTTCCTCGCCCTGGTGGGCGAGAACTCTCGGGGAAGCGGTGACCGGTGA
- a CDS encoding DUF4232 domain-containing protein, translating to MISRKMAARRAGRSLAVFASALALGACVPGDHRGQSGDPPSPPPTAPGASASPSGSTDPLAECPASGVRIRSTGSDAAMGLRALGLELVNCGDRPYQLNGYPVLHVYDEQREPIMLRVVNGAKEITSGFDQPPRKVTLAPNERATAVVLWRNLVTDSTVVATNGEFLTVAPAAGQPPHEVDPDGPVDLGNTGRIGVSAWKKADPSAPAPTRPAPLPIPSAVPSSVSPPDSRL from the coding sequence ATGATCTCCCGGAAGATGGCAGCACGACGGGCCGGCCGGTCGCTCGCGGTGTTCGCGTCAGCGCTGGCGCTCGGCGCCTGCGTACCCGGCGATCATCGCGGCCAGTCCGGGGATCCCCCGAGCCCGCCGCCGACCGCACCCGGTGCGTCGGCGAGCCCGTCCGGGAGCACCGACCCGCTGGCCGAGTGCCCGGCGTCCGGCGTCCGGATCCGGTCGACCGGGTCGGACGCCGCGATGGGCCTTCGCGCCCTCGGCCTGGAGCTGGTCAACTGCGGCGACCGTCCCTACCAGCTCAACGGTTACCCGGTGCTGCACGTCTACGACGAGCAGCGCGAGCCGATCATGCTGCGCGTGGTCAACGGCGCCAAGGAGATCACCTCGGGCTTCGACCAGCCGCCCCGGAAGGTCACTCTCGCCCCTAACGAGCGGGCCACCGCCGTGGTGCTCTGGCGCAACCTGGTCACCGACTCGACAGTGGTGGCCACCAACGGGGAGTTCCTGACGGTGGCCCCCGCGGCCGGCCAACCGCCCCACGAGGTCGACCCGGACGGGCCGGTCGACTTGGGCAACACCGGCCGGATCGGCGTCAGCGCCTGGAAGAAGGCCGACCCGTCTGCGCCGGCACCGACGCGCCCGGCCCCGCTGCCGATACCGAGCGCCGTGCCGTCGTCGGTGAGCCCGCCCGACAGTCGGCTGTGA